DNA sequence from the Timaviella obliquedivisa GSE-PSE-MK23-08B genome:
AATTTTAGAGACAAAACAATTTGTGTGCGGGCAGATACACCTGCCGAAGCTACGCTCAAAGCCTTTTTTAAGAAAGCTCAAGTTCCTATTAACGCTGTGGCGTTAGACGGGGACAACGAACTATTTATTAACTTTGCTAACGGTAACTGCGAAATTGCCACCGCAAACCGTTCTGAGCTAGCCATTCGTCGCCAAACCCTGACGAATCCTGAACAGTACCAACTGCTCAAGTTAACGCTTTCACAAGAGCCGATCGCCCCTATTGTCCGGAGCAATGAATCAAAATGGTTCGATGTCGTGAAATGGATTATCTATGGCACGTTTCGAGCAGAAGAACTAGGCGTGAGCAAAAAAAATGTAATGGCGTTAAGTCCTCATCCTGATCCACAGATTCGGCGTTTTCTAGGTGCAGAAGGCTCATACGGGACAAGCTTAAGCCTTCCTAACGATTTTATGAAGCGTGTTGTTCATCACGTAGGCAACTATGCTGAGATTTACCAACGTAATATCGGCAGTCCGTTTCAGTTACCTCGAGGAATTAATGAGCTTTGGCTCAACGGCGGACTCATTTGCCCCATGCCATTTCGTTAAATAATTAGGTTCAATATTCAGCTTATGGACTTAGTTTTCAAAAACTTTACACTAAAAGCTTGCGTATCTCTTAAAGCCACAAGGTTGACTACTGAAGCTTTCTACTAATACGGGTATCGCTTATTTTAAAGTTACCCAACTTTCAGCGATTTAAACTTAAAAAAGGTGTGCTATTTTCAGGACATGATCCCTACTATCCAGCAAGATATCGCAGTACAACAGCAAAGTCTGTGATCTGGGTCATAGCATTTCATCATTTCTTCAATCCGTGCTGTTTTTCATCCACATGCTATGGCAGAACCCTCGCGATCAGCCTCCAATCAACTTATTAGGTCTTCAAAGCCTGGTGCTAAAGAGCTATTATCTGGCACAGACCTCTCTGAGTTGCGATTGTCTAAGGCGCAAATTCTTCAGAAAGTTCAGCAGCTATCTCCCCAGAAACAAATCGATTTATTTTCGGCTTGGGTCGGCAGACTAGAGCCTGCCCAATTCAAAAAAATGTCGGAATTTATTCGTCTTGAGAATGACTTGCGTCAAGAATTGGGCGGAGAAGTGCTAAGGAGAAATGCCTTGACTGAGGTATTTCTTAAAGGGATTTCTCACCGACGACGCAATAGCTCAGAGATCACGCCACCTCAGCTTTACGTCTACATTCGGCGGCGGCGCAAGTCGTCGGAGAGTGGCACAAAATACCTAGGTAAACTCTTTTTTGTGCCAGGAGGACATACCTACAAATGGAAAGAAGGCACCAATGGAGCGCTTGTGTTCTATGAAGGTAATGTTTTTTGCTTAACTCATTTACGGACAAAGGAACAACGGTACCTGAAGCTCGTGCGCTTAGATCAGCCGCCACCCGATTATGACTACAATCCACAGCCCGGTGAGAAGCCGCTGATCCAAGTGTCGCTACATGTGGAGGTACTTCACCCACAGACGCTGCAACCTGTTGAAATGAAAATTTATGACTATCCCAGTTGTTTATATGAGAAGGGGGAGTTATCTGAGTCTCTGTGGCAAGTAGAAGCAGTGAATGCGGCTCTGCCATTGAAGTCTGAGGTCGTGCCTGATAGCGATTTGCTTCAGCAAGGAGGAGATCAGACGAAGGGCAAGACGACGCGGTTGGCTGTCGATCGCTCTCAAGCGCTAAGAATTTTGCCGTTGCTGCGACAGTTCCGAGACTTTAGCCAAAAGGTTTATTCGGCGCGATCGGTTTGGTATTTATCGGAGCCAGAGGGCGGTGGAAAGTACGCTTTAACAACTGCTAGCGGTAAATTGATTTTGGAGTTTGATACGAAACGATGGGAGTTTTCGACTGAACACTC
Encoded proteins:
- a CDS encoding transporter substrate-binding domain-containing protein; its protein translation is MIHIRFARATQPRTVNFRAVDLKKVLRRRSLLLLTLSLLALILCAACSTLTLSSSIVSHSGTLATVFSRGRVICGVDGQRPGFSFQSPNGQYSGLDADYCRAIASALFDDPGKVEFKRVAQGAFADLLNGKVDILLRDTPWTIERDATIDFVSPIFYDGQGLLAPINLDTTSLGNFRDKTICVRADTPAEATLKAFFKKAQVPINAVALDGDNELFINFANGNCEIATANRSELAIRRQTLTNPEQYQLLKLTLSQEPIAPIVRSNESKWFDVVKWIIYGTFRAEELGVSKKNVMALSPHPDPQIRRFLGAEGSYGTSLSLPNDFMKRVVHHVGNYAEIYQRNIGSPFQLPRGINELWLNGGLICPMPFR